A window from Streptomyces subrutilus encodes these proteins:
- a CDS encoding hydroxymethylglutaryl-CoA lyase → MKVPAAGLPARVRIHEVGARDGLQNEKTAVPTAVKAEFVHRLAAAGLTTIEATSFVHPKWVPQLADAEQLFPLLSDVRADLPVLVPNERGLDRALALGATRIAVFGSATETFAARNLNRTVAESLAMFEPVVGRARQAGAHVRGYLSMCFGDPWEGPVPVDRVVSVAVDLLGLGCDELSLGDTIGVATPGHVQALLEALNAAGVDTARIGVHFHDTYGQALSNTLAALRHGVTTVDASAGGLGGCPYAKSATGNLATEDLVWMLDGLGIETGVDLAALTATSVWMAERLGRPSPSRTVRALSHKE, encoded by the coding sequence ATGAAGGTCCCCGCCGCCGGCCTGCCGGCCCGGGTGCGCATCCACGAGGTCGGCGCCCGCGACGGCCTGCAGAACGAGAAGACGGCCGTGCCGACGGCCGTGAAGGCCGAGTTCGTGCACCGGCTCGCGGCGGCGGGCCTGACCACGATCGAGGCCACCAGCTTCGTCCACCCGAAGTGGGTGCCGCAGCTGGCCGACGCCGAGCAGCTCTTCCCGCTGCTCTCCGACGTCCGCGCCGACCTGCCCGTCCTGGTGCCCAACGAGCGCGGCCTGGACCGCGCGCTCGCCCTCGGGGCCACCCGGATCGCCGTGTTCGGCTCGGCCACCGAGACCTTCGCCGCCCGCAACCTCAACCGCACGGTCGCCGAGTCCCTCGCCATGTTCGAGCCGGTGGTGGGCCGGGCCCGGCAGGCGGGGGCGCACGTCCGCGGCTACCTCTCCATGTGCTTCGGCGATCCGTGGGAGGGTCCGGTCCCGGTCGACCGGGTGGTCTCCGTCGCGGTGGACCTGCTCGGCCTCGGCTGCGACGAGCTGAGCCTCGGCGACACCATCGGCGTCGCCACCCCGGGCCACGTCCAGGCCCTGCTGGAGGCCCTGAACGCGGCGGGCGTCGACACCGCCCGGATCGGCGTGCACTTCCACGACACCTACGGGCAGGCCCTCTCCAACACCCTCGCCGCGCTCCGGCACGGCGTCACCACGGTCGACGCCTCCGCCGGTGGCCTCGGCGGATGCCCGTACGCGAAGAGCGCCACCGGGAACCTCGCCACCGAGGACCTGGTGTGGATGCTCGACGGCCTCGGCATCGAGACCGGGGTCGACCTGGCCGCCCTCACCGCCACGAGCGTGTGGATGGCCGAACGGCTGGGCCGCCCCAGCCCCTCCCGCACCGTCCGCGCCCTCTCCCACAAGGAGTAG
- a CDS encoding biotin carboxylase N-terminal domain-containing protein: protein MFSTVLVANRGEIAVRVIRTLRALGVRSVAVFSDADADARHVREADTAVRIGPAAAAESYLSVERLLDAARRTGAEAVHPGYGFLAENADFARACAAAGLAFIGPPASAISLMGDKIRAKETVKAAGVPVVPGSSGSGLSDAELVAASREIGMPVLLKPSAGGGGKGMRLVRDEAVLAEEIAAARREARSSFGDDTLLVERWVDRPRHIEIQVLADAHGTVVHLGERECSLQRRHQKVVEEAPSVLLTPELRAAMGAAAVEAARSCGYVGAGTVEFIVPGGDPSSYYFMEMNTRLQVEHPVTELVTGLDLVEQQLRVAAGAPLGFDQSGVVLTGHAIEARVCAEDPARGFLPSGGTVLALSEPSGGAVRTDSGLVAGVDTGSTYDPMLSKVIAYGPDRDTALRVLRGALADTVILGVQTNAGFLRRLLAHPDVVSGNLDTGLVERDLPSLLPAGVPPEVYAVAALLAAAAPAPAAGAWADPFDAADGWRLGGTPAWTVRHLRLPGQDPVAVRTRPRGAATEVLVGDAGAPAGEPEPVRGRIVARGADAVTVEIDGVTHRFAHAASPEGTWLGRDGDGWHVQAHDPVAAALGGRGHTGAGTLAAPMPGTVTVVKVAVGDLVAAGQSLLVVEAMKMEHVISAPHAGTVTELDVTPGSTVAMDQVLAVVAPEEEEGAA from the coding sequence ATGTTCAGCACTGTTCTGGTGGCCAACCGGGGCGAGATCGCGGTCCGGGTCATCCGCACCCTGCGCGCGCTGGGGGTGCGCTCGGTCGCGGTCTTCAGCGACGCGGACGCGGACGCCCGGCACGTGCGGGAGGCCGACACGGCCGTCCGGATCGGCCCGGCGGCGGCCGCCGAGAGCTACCTGTCGGTGGAGCGGCTGCTCGACGCGGCCCGCCGCACCGGCGCCGAGGCCGTGCACCCCGGCTACGGCTTCCTCGCCGAGAACGCGGACTTCGCCCGGGCCTGCGCCGCCGCCGGGCTGGCCTTCATCGGGCCGCCCGCGTCGGCGATCTCCCTGATGGGCGACAAGATCCGCGCCAAGGAGACGGTGAAGGCGGCCGGGGTCCCGGTGGTCCCGGGCTCCTCGGGCAGCGGCCTGTCCGACGCCGAACTGGTGGCCGCCTCCCGCGAGATCGGCATGCCGGTCCTGCTCAAGCCGTCGGCGGGCGGCGGCGGCAAGGGCATGCGGCTGGTGCGCGACGAGGCGGTGCTGGCCGAGGAGATCGCGGCCGCGCGGCGCGAGGCCCGCTCCTCCTTCGGCGACGACACCCTGCTGGTCGAGCGGTGGGTGGACCGGCCCCGGCACATCGAGATCCAGGTGCTGGCGGACGCCCACGGCACCGTGGTGCACCTCGGCGAGCGGGAGTGCTCGCTCCAGCGGCGCCACCAGAAGGTGGTCGAGGAGGCCCCCTCGGTGCTGCTGACGCCGGAGCTGCGGGCCGCGATGGGCGCGGCGGCCGTGGAGGCGGCGCGTTCCTGCGGGTACGTCGGCGCGGGCACGGTGGAGTTCATCGTGCCGGGCGGCGACCCGTCCTCGTACTACTTCATGGAGATGAACACCCGCCTCCAGGTCGAGCACCCGGTGACCGAGCTCGTCACCGGCCTGGACCTGGTGGAGCAGCAGCTGCGGGTCGCGGCCGGGGCGCCGCTCGGCTTCGACCAGTCCGGGGTCGTCCTCACCGGGCACGCGATCGAGGCCCGGGTGTGCGCGGAGGACCCGGCGCGCGGGTTCCTGCCCTCCGGGGGCACGGTGCTGGCGCTGTCGGAGCCGTCCGGCGGGGCCGTGCGCACCGACTCCGGCCTGGTGGCCGGGGTGGACACCGGCTCGACGTACGACCCGATGCTGTCGAAGGTGATCGCGTACGGGCCGGACCGGGACACCGCCCTGCGGGTGCTGCGGGGGGCGCTGGCGGACACCGTCATCCTCGGCGTGCAGACGAACGCGGGCTTCCTGCGCCGGCTGCTGGCCCACCCGGACGTGGTCTCGGGGAACCTGGACACGGGCCTGGTCGAGCGCGACCTGCCGTCCCTCCTCCCGGCCGGGGTCCCGCCGGAGGTGTACGCGGTCGCGGCCCTGCTGGCGGCCGCGGCTCCGGCCCCGGCCGCCGGGGCCTGGGCGGACCCGTTCGACGCCGCCGACGGCTGGCGCCTGGGCGGCACCCCCGCCTGGACGGTCCGCCACCTCCGCCTCCCGGGCCAGGACCCGGTCGCGGTGCGCACCCGCCCCCGCGGCGCGGCCACGGAGGTCCTCGTCGGCGACGCAGGGGCGCCCGCCGGGGAACCGGAGCCGGTCCGCGGCCGGATCGTGGCCCGCGGCGCCGACGCGGTGACCGTCGAGATCGACGGCGTCACGCACCGGTTCGCCCACGCCGCCTCCCCGGAGGGGACCTGGCTCGGCCGGGACGGCGACGGCTGGCACGTCCAGGCCCACGACCCGGTGGCGGCGGCGCTCGGCGGCCGGGGCCACACCGGCGCCGGCACCCTCGCCGCCCCCATGCCGGGCACGGTCACGGTGGTCAAGGTGGCCGTCGGGGACCTGGTCGCGGCCGGGCAGAGCCTGCTGGTCGTCGAGGCGATGAAGATGGAGCACGTCATCTCCGCCCCGCACGCCGGCACGGTCACCGAGCTCGACGTGACCCCCGGCTCGACCGTCGCCATGGACCAGGTCCTGGCCGTGGTCGCTCCGGAGGAAGAGGAGGGGGCCGCGTGA
- a CDS encoding carboxyl transferase domain-containing protein, which yields MQQAPVLTSAADPASGAWRANEAAHRELAEDLRARLQAARLGGGEKARARHTARGKLLPRDRVDALLDPGSPFLELAPLAAEGMYGGAAPAAGVIAGIGRVSGRECVIVANDATVKGGTYYPMTVKKHLRAQEVALENRLPCLYLVDSGGAFLPMQDEVFPDREHFGRIFYNQARMSGAGIPQIAAVLGSCTAGGAYVPAMSDEAVIVRGQGTIFLGGPPLVKAATGEVVTAEELGGGEVHSRVSGVTDHLAEDDAHALRIVRNIVATLPARGPLPWAVEAPEEPKADPFGLYGAVPVDSRTPYDAREIIARIADGSRFQEFKAEFGQTLVTGFARIHGHPVGIVANNGILFSESAQKGAHFIELCDRRGIPLLFLQNISGFMVGRDYEAGGIAKHGAKMVTAVACTRVPKLTVVVGGSYGAGNYSMCGRAYSPRFLWMWPNAKISVMGGEQAASVLATVKRDQIEGAGQEWPAEDEESFKAPVRAQYEEQGNAYYATARLWDDGVIDPLETRQVLGLALTACANAPLGDSAFGIFRM from the coding sequence ATGCAGCAGGCACCAGTGCTGACGAGCGCCGCGGACCCGGCGTCCGGGGCCTGGCGGGCCAACGAGGCCGCCCACCGCGAGCTGGCCGAGGACCTGCGCGCCCGGCTGCAGGCGGCCCGGCTCGGCGGCGGCGAGAAGGCGCGCGCCCGCCACACGGCCCGCGGCAAGCTCCTCCCGCGCGACCGGGTGGACGCCCTCCTGGACCCGGGATCGCCCTTCCTGGAGCTGGCCCCGCTGGCCGCCGAGGGCATGTACGGGGGCGCGGCCCCCGCCGCCGGGGTGATCGCGGGCATCGGCCGGGTCAGCGGCCGCGAGTGCGTGATCGTCGCGAACGACGCCACCGTCAAGGGCGGCACGTACTACCCGATGACCGTCAAGAAGCACCTGCGGGCCCAGGAGGTGGCGCTGGAGAACCGTCTCCCCTGTCTCTACCTGGTCGACTCGGGCGGCGCCTTCCTCCCCATGCAGGACGAGGTCTTCCCCGACCGGGAGCACTTCGGCCGCATCTTCTACAACCAGGCCCGCATGTCCGGCGCCGGCATCCCGCAGATCGCCGCGGTCCTGGGCTCCTGCACGGCCGGCGGGGCGTACGTGCCGGCGATGAGCGACGAGGCCGTCATCGTGCGCGGCCAGGGCACGATCTTCCTGGGCGGCCCGCCCCTGGTGAAGGCCGCCACCGGCGAGGTGGTCACGGCCGAGGAACTGGGCGGCGGCGAGGTCCACTCCCGGGTCTCCGGGGTGACCGACCACCTCGCGGAGGACGACGCGCACGCGCTGCGGATCGTACGGAACATCGTGGCGACCCTGCCCGCGCGCGGGCCCCTGCCGTGGGCGGTCGAGGCGCCCGAGGAGCCCAAGGCGGACCCGTTCGGGCTGTACGGCGCGGTGCCGGTCGACTCCCGGACCCCCTACGACGCCCGCGAGATCATCGCCCGGATCGCGGACGGCTCCCGCTTCCAGGAGTTCAAGGCGGAGTTCGGGCAGACGCTGGTCACCGGGTTCGCCCGGATCCACGGCCACCCGGTCGGCATCGTCGCCAACAACGGCATCCTGTTCTCCGAATCCGCCCAGAAGGGCGCGCACTTCATCGAGCTGTGCGACCGGCGCGGCATCCCGCTGCTCTTCCTGCAGAACATCTCGGGCTTCATGGTCGGCCGCGACTACGAGGCCGGCGGCATCGCCAAGCACGGCGCCAAGATGGTGACGGCCGTGGCCTGCACCCGGGTCCCCAAGCTCACGGTGGTGGTCGGCGGCTCGTACGGCGCGGGCAACTACTCGATGTGCGGCCGGGCGTACTCGCCGCGCTTCCTGTGGATGTGGCCCAACGCCAAGATCTCCGTGATGGGCGGGGAGCAGGCGGCCTCGGTGCTGGCCACCGTCAAGCGGGACCAGATCGAGGGCGCGGGCCAGGAGTGGCCGGCCGAGGACGAGGAGTCCTTCAAGGCCCCGGTGCGCGCCCAGTACGAGGAACAGGGCAACGCCTACTACGCCACGGCCCGGCTGTGGGACGACGGGGTCATCGACCCCCTGGAGACCCGGCAGGTGCTGGGTCTGGCCCTGACGGCTTGCGCGAACGCCCCCCTGGGCGACTCCGCTTTCGGCATCTTCCGTATGTGA
- a CDS encoding TetR/AcrR family transcriptional regulator, whose product MSTRAAAPTRREQILSEAARLFAARGFHGVGVDEIGAAVGISGPGLYRHFAGKDAMLAELLVGISERLLTGGRHRVAGAAGDPARVLSSLIDGHIDFALDDRALITLHDRELDRLREADRKRVRQLQRQYVELWVDVVRELHPQVGEAEVRVCVHAVFGLLNSTPHLAALGRGATESLLRRLAHGAFGALSA is encoded by the coding sequence ATGAGCACCAGAGCCGCCGCCCCGACCCGGCGCGAGCAGATCCTCAGCGAGGCCGCCCGCCTCTTCGCCGCGCGCGGGTTCCACGGCGTGGGCGTCGACGAGATAGGGGCCGCCGTGGGCATCAGCGGCCCCGGCCTCTACCGGCACTTCGCGGGCAAGGACGCCATGCTCGCCGAACTGCTCGTCGGCATCAGCGAACGGCTGCTCACCGGCGGCCGGCACCGGGTGGCCGGGGCGGCCGGGGACCCGGCGCGGGTGCTCTCCTCCCTCATCGACGGGCACATCGACTTCGCGCTCGACGACCGGGCGCTGATCACCCTGCACGACCGCGAGCTCGACCGGCTCCGCGAGGCCGACCGCAAACGCGTGCGCCAGCTCCAGCGCCAGTACGTCGAGCTGTGGGTCGACGTCGTACGGGAGCTGCACCCGCAGGTCGGCGAGGCCGAGGTACGGGTCTGCGTCCACGCCGTCTTCGGCCTGCTGAACTCCACCCCGCACCTGGCGGCCCTGGGACGCGGGGCCACCGAGTCTCTGCTGCGCAGACTCGCGCACGGGGCGTTCGGGGCGCTGTCGGCATGA
- a CDS encoding phosphatase gives MGRMPKPIETPVPSRAELVDHLVRTRIAGQVATPRDNNLSHYRKLANGDRHYWLGLELGDRWTDEQDVLAVMAERCGVVDDPGHRSGQDTIDPELTVSGLERLAARLRKAALDRQSVLLATGHPGGLLDVHRATADALRAAGCEIVVVPAGLTADEGSVWQFADVAVLERGATLWHTHSPEPMAAILNGLAAEGRPLPDLVVADHGWAGCAAQRGLDAVGYADCNDPALFLAEAEGTLQVAVPLDDHVRDPRHYDAMVAYLLSQAGLL, from the coding sequence ATGGGGCGCATGCCGAAGCCGATAGAGACGCCCGTACCCAGCCGCGCCGAACTCGTCGACCACCTGGTGCGCACGCGCATCGCGGGGCAGGTCGCGACCCCGCGCGACAACAACCTCAGTCACTACCGCAAGCTCGCCAACGGCGACCGGCACTACTGGCTCGGCCTGGAGCTGGGCGACCGGTGGACGGACGAGCAGGACGTCCTCGCCGTGATGGCCGAACGCTGCGGGGTCGTGGACGACCCCGGGCACCGCTCCGGCCAGGACACCATCGACCCGGAGCTGACCGTCTCCGGCCTGGAGCGGCTGGCGGCCCGGCTGCGCAAGGCCGCACTGGACCGGCAGAGCGTGCTGCTGGCCACCGGCCACCCGGGCGGACTGCTGGACGTGCACCGGGCCACCGCGGACGCGCTGCGGGCCGCGGGCTGCGAGATCGTCGTCGTCCCGGCCGGCCTGACGGCCGACGAGGGCTCCGTGTGGCAGTTCGCCGACGTCGCCGTACTGGAGCGGGGCGCCACGCTGTGGCACACCCACTCGCCGGAGCCCATGGCGGCGATCCTGAACGGGCTGGCGGCCGAGGGCCGCCCGCTGCCCGACCTCGTCGTCGCCGACCACGGCTGGGCGGGCTGCGCGGCCCAGCGCGGCCTGGACGCGGTGGGGTACGCGGACTGCAACGACCCGGCGCTCTTCCTCGCCGAGGCCGAGGGCACCCTCCAGGTGGCGGTCCCCCTCGACGACCACGTCCGCGACCCGCGCCACTACGACGCGATGGTCGCCTACCTGCTGTCCCAGGCCGGGCTGCTGTAG
- a CDS encoding acyl-CoA thioesterase: MNEALTTLLDLLDLEQIEEDIFRGTSRSALVPRVFGGQVAAQALVAAGRTVPGDRTAHSLHSYFLRAGDPGAPIVYSVDRIRDGRSFTTRRVVAVQHGQPVFHLSASFQTYEDGLDHQAAMPDAPDPETLPTAAEALPAHRAVFRDPGTVERLIEARGAVDLRYATVPPWGSVGAPVQPRSQVWFRTAGKLESDDPLLHTCLATYVSDMTLLDSVLLAHGRGGWAVGDVVGASLDHAMWFHRPFRADEWLLYDQESPTSHGGRGMGQARIWTRDGRLAITVIQEGVVRVPR, translated from the coding sequence GTGAACGAGGCACTGACGACCCTCCTCGACCTGCTCGACCTGGAGCAGATCGAGGAGGACATCTTCCGCGGTACCAGCCGGTCGGCGCTGGTGCCGCGCGTGTTCGGCGGGCAGGTCGCGGCCCAGGCCCTCGTCGCGGCCGGCCGGACCGTCCCCGGGGACCGCACCGCGCACTCGCTGCACTCGTACTTCCTGCGCGCCGGGGACCCGGGCGCGCCCATCGTGTACTCGGTGGACCGGATCCGCGACGGCCGCTCCTTCACCACCCGCCGGGTGGTGGCCGTCCAGCACGGCCAGCCGGTCTTCCACCTCTCCGCGTCCTTCCAGACGTACGAGGACGGGCTCGACCACCAGGCCGCGATGCCCGACGCCCCGGACCCGGAGACCCTGCCGACCGCCGCCGAGGCGCTCCCCGCCCACCGCGCGGTCTTCCGGGACCCGGGCACGGTGGAGCGGCTGATCGAGGCGCGCGGCGCGGTGGACCTGCGGTACGCGACGGTCCCGCCGTGGGGCAGCGTCGGCGCGCCGGTGCAGCCGCGCTCGCAGGTGTGGTTCCGGACGGCCGGGAAGCTGGAGAGCGACGATCCGCTGCTGCACACCTGCCTGGCCACCTACGTCTCGGACATGACGCTGCTGGACTCGGTGCTGCTCGCGCACGGTCGGGGCGGCTGGGCGGTCGGCGACGTGGTGGGCGCCTCGCTGGACCACGCGATGTGGTTCCACCGGCCGTTCCGCGCCGACGAATGGCTGCTGTACGACCAGGAGTCCCCCACCTCCCACGGCGGGCGCGGCATGGGCCAGGCCAGGATCTGGACGCGGGACGGACGCCTCGCCATCACGGTCATCCAGGAGGGCGTGGTCCGCGTCCCGCGCTGA
- a CDS encoding acyl-CoA dehydrogenase family protein, producing the protein MRRTVFNEDHEAFRETIRDFIESEVVPVYDDWFQAGQAPRDFYYKLGELGVFGINVPEEFGGAGLDTHKFEAVLYEETSRAGVNFGGSGVHVLLALPYIKMLAADEQKKRYLPKFVTGEEMWALAMTEPGTGSDVAGMKTTAKLSEDGTHYVLNGSKTFITGGVHADRVIVCARTSAPREDDRRFGISLFAVDTKSEGYSVGRKLDKLGLRTSDTAELAFVDVKVPVEDLLGEENKGFSYLGANLPSERWGIAFGAYAQAKAAVRFAQQYVTDRTVFGKPVAHFQNTKFELASCQAEVDAAEAVADRALEALDAGELTAAEAASAKLFCTEVAHRVIDKCLQLHGGYGYMNEYPIARLYADNRVNRIYGGTSEVMKSIIAKSMGL; encoded by the coding sequence GTGCGCCGTACCGTTTTCAACGAGGACCACGAGGCGTTCCGCGAGACCATCCGGGACTTCATCGAGTCCGAGGTCGTGCCCGTCTACGACGACTGGTTCCAGGCCGGCCAGGCGCCCCGCGACTTCTACTACAAGCTCGGCGAGCTGGGCGTCTTCGGCATCAACGTGCCCGAGGAGTTCGGCGGCGCGGGCCTGGACACGCACAAGTTCGAGGCCGTGCTCTACGAGGAGACCTCGCGCGCGGGCGTGAACTTCGGCGGCTCCGGCGTGCACGTGCTGCTCGCCCTGCCCTACATCAAGATGCTCGCCGCCGACGAGCAGAAGAAGCGCTACCTCCCGAAGTTCGTCACCGGCGAGGAGATGTGGGCGCTCGCGATGACCGAGCCGGGCACCGGCTCCGACGTCGCCGGCATGAAGACCACCGCGAAGCTCTCCGAGGACGGCACCCACTACGTCCTCAACGGCTCCAAGACGTTCATCACGGGCGGCGTGCACGCGGACCGCGTGATCGTCTGCGCCCGCACCTCCGCCCCGCGCGAGGACGACCGCCGCTTCGGCATCTCCCTGTTCGCCGTGGACACCAAGTCCGAGGGCTACTCCGTCGGCCGCAAGCTGGACAAGCTCGGCCTGCGCACCTCCGACACCGCCGAGCTGGCGTTCGTCGACGTGAAGGTCCCGGTCGAGGACCTGCTCGGCGAGGAGAACAAGGGCTTCTCCTACCTCGGCGCCAACCTGCCGTCCGAGCGCTGGGGCATCGCCTTCGGTGCCTACGCGCAGGCCAAGGCCGCCGTCCGGTTCGCCCAGCAGTACGTGACGGACCGCACCGTCTTCGGCAAGCCGGTCGCGCACTTCCAGAACACCAAGTTCGAACTCGCCTCCTGCCAGGCCGAGGTGGACGCCGCCGAGGCCGTCGCCGACCGCGCCCTGGAGGCCCTGGACGCCGGCGAGCTGACCGCCGCCGAGGCCGCCTCCGCCAAGCTCTTCTGCACCGAGGTCGCCCACCGCGTCATCGACAAGTGCCTCCAGCTGCACGGCGGTTACGGCTACATGAACGAGTACCCGATCGCCCGCCTGTACGCCGACAACCGCGTGAACCGCATCTACGGCGGCACCAGCGAGGTCATGAAGTCCATCATCGCCAAGTCGATGGGCCTGTAG
- a CDS encoding PucR family transcriptional regulator, which yields MEPIQPGPSAVPPVPPAPLGALLRDRSLGLRHLAGPAEADVHGVHASEMADPTPYLLGGELLLTAGAGPGRYGEYVASLVRSGVAALGFGLAPVHAAVPAGLAEACGRAGLPLLEVPPGTPFTAVARTVGRLMAQARTAELRRITEAQQALAAAAARPDAVEAVLRRLTAALGGWSALQTPSRGPDPDPDSDTGAGAAPGPSAGPTPSAEVLAAVAALARRVAPGPADSPAAAGAPAAGATTATATDTVGGLHLAVYALGDGRSLARATPGRAPGDHTIASVAAVLLTLLTAPRPAGDAAGALTRLLLGGSPAEALAPGPWYAVHAAGAGDPGALAAALGTVLLDRRGHRVRLVTDRAPGPQPGWRLGVSAPAAPGGLPAADAQAGRALDRAEAARAPLARHAQGGLAALLDPAEARAYAQALLAPLSPALRETLRRWLAHHGSWDRTAAALGVHRNTVRQRIARTAALLEADLDDPDTRMELWFALR from the coding sequence ATGGAGCCGATCCAGCCGGGCCCGTCGGCCGTGCCCCCCGTGCCCCCCGCTCCGCTCGGGGCCCTGCTCCGCGACCGGTCGCTCGGCCTGCGGCACCTGGCCGGACCGGCCGAGGCCGACGTCCACGGGGTGCACGCCTCCGAGATGGCCGATCCGACGCCGTACCTGCTGGGCGGGGAACTGCTGCTCACGGCGGGCGCGGGGCCCGGGCGGTACGGGGAGTACGTCGCCTCGCTGGTCCGTTCCGGGGTGGCCGCCCTGGGCTTCGGCCTGGCCCCGGTGCACGCGGCGGTCCCGGCCGGGCTGGCGGAGGCGTGCGGGCGGGCCGGGCTGCCGCTGCTGGAGGTCCCGCCCGGGACCCCCTTCACGGCCGTGGCCCGCACGGTCGGGCGGCTGATGGCCCAGGCCCGTACGGCCGAACTCCGCCGGATCACCGAGGCCCAGCAGGCCCTGGCCGCGGCGGCGGCCCGGCCGGACGCGGTCGAGGCGGTGCTCCGCCGCCTCACCGCGGCCCTGGGCGGCTGGTCGGCCCTCCAGACGCCCTCCCGGGGCCCAGACCCGGACCCGGACTCCGACACGGGTGCGGGTGCGGCACCGGGGCCGAGTGCCGGGCCCACGCCCTCGGCGGAGGTGCTGGCCGCGGTGGCCGCCCTGGCCCGCCGGGTGGCGCCCGGCCCGGCGGACTCCCCCGCGGCCGCGGGGGCCCCGGCGGCCGGCGCCACGACCGCGACCGCGACCGACACCGTAGGCGGCCTCCACCTCGCGGTCTACGCCCTGGGCGACGGCCGGAGCCTCGCCCGCGCGACCCCCGGCCGGGCGCCCGGGGACCACACCATCGCCTCCGTCGCCGCGGTCCTGCTGACCCTGCTCACCGCACCCCGGCCCGCCGGGGACGCGGCCGGGGCGCTGACCCGGCTGCTGCTCGGCGGTTCCCCGGCCGAGGCCCTGGCCCCGGGCCCCTGGTACGCGGTCCACGCCGCCGGAGCGGGCGACCCGGGGGCGCTGGCCGCGGCGCTGGGCACCGTACTGCTCGACCGGCGCGGCCACCGGGTGCGCCTGGTCACCGACCGGGCCCCCGGCCCGCAGCCCGGTTGGCGGCTCGGAGTGAGCGCCCCGGCCGCGCCCGGCGGACTGCCCGCGGCCGACGCGCAGGCCGGCCGGGCCCTGGACCGCGCCGAGGCGGCCCGCGCCCCGCTGGCCCGCCACGCGCAGGGGGGTCTGGCGGCGCTCCTGGACCCGGCGGAGGCGCGGGCGTACGCGCAGGCCCTGCTCGCACCGCTGTCCCCGGCGCTGCGCGAGACCCTGCGCCGCTGGCTGGCCCACCACGGCAGCTGGGACCGTACGGCGGCGGCCCTCGGCGTGCACCGCAACACCGTCCGCCAGCGCATCGCCCGCACGGCCGCGCTGCTGGAGGCCGACCTGGACGACCCGGACACCCGCATGGAGCTGTGGTTCGCCCTGCGGTGA
- the speB gene encoding agmatinase: protein MSTQPRGPVDSSRIPRYAGPATFARLPRLDEVGSADVAVVGVPFDSGVSYRPGARFGGNAIREASRLLRPYNPAQDASPFALAQVADAGDIAVNPFNINEAVETVEAAADELLGAGSRLMTLGGDHTIALPLLRSVAKKHGPVALLHFDAHLDTWDTYFGAEYTHGTPFRRAVEEGILDTEALSHVGTRGPLYGKQDLTDDAKMGFGIVTSADVYRRGADEVADQLRQRIGDRPLYISIDIDVLDPAHAPGTGTPEAGGMTSRELLEILRGLSSCNLVSADVVEVAPAYDHAEITSVAASHTAYELTTIMSRQIAAAKTAP from the coding sequence ATGAGCACGCAGCCGCGCGGCCCCGTCGACTCCTCCCGCATCCCGCGCTACGCGGGCCCGGCGACCTTCGCCCGGCTGCCGCGCCTCGACGAGGTCGGCTCCGCCGACGTCGCCGTCGTCGGCGTGCCCTTCGACTCCGGGGTCTCCTACCGGCCCGGCGCCCGCTTCGGCGGCAACGCCATCCGCGAGGCCTCGCGCCTGCTGCGCCCGTACAACCCGGCGCAGGACGCCTCGCCCTTCGCCCTCGCGCAGGTCGCGGACGCCGGCGACATCGCCGTGAACCCCTTCAACATCAACGAGGCCGTCGAGACGGTCGAGGCGGCCGCGGACGAGCTGCTCGGCGCCGGCTCCCGCCTGATGACCCTCGGCGGCGACCACACCATCGCCCTCCCGCTGCTGCGCTCCGTCGCCAAGAAGCACGGCCCCGTCGCCCTGCTCCACTTCGACGCCCACCTGGACACCTGGGACACCTACTTCGGCGCCGAGTACACCCATGGCACCCCGTTCCGGCGCGCCGTCGAGGAGGGCATCCTCGACACCGAGGCGCTCTCCCACGTCGGCACCCGCGGCCCGCTGTACGGCAAGCAGGACCTGACCGACGACGCCAAGATGGGCTTCGGCATCGTCACCTCCGCCGACGTCTACCGGCGCGGCGCCGACGAGGTCGCCGACCAGCTGCGCCAGCGCATCGGCGACCGCCCGCTGTACATCTCCATCGACATCGACGTCCTCGACCCGGCGCACGCCCCCGGCACCGGCACCCCCGAGGCGGGCGGCATGACCTCGCGCGAGCTGCTGGAGATCCTCCGCGGCCTGTCCTCCTGCAACCTCGTTTCCGCCGACGTGGTCGAGGTCGCCCCGGCGTACGATCACGCGGAGATCACCTCGGTCGCGGCCTCGCACACCGCGTACGAGCTCACCACGATCATGAGCCGGCAGATCGCGGCGGCGAAGACCGCCCCGTGA